GCAAACTGTAAACTCAGGCCCTACATTTGGGGGCATTTCCTTCGATTATTTCTCCCCTCCATCTTTTCTGTTCCTTCTGAACTCCTGTTGTCCAGACcgggaaagggaagcctggcgtgctgcagtttatggggtcgtgaagagttagacatgactgagcgactgaactgaacggttgACCAAACAGTCCACCTCAGGTGTGAGCCTGTCACTGTCAGCTACCACTGTGTGCCTTTGTCCTTTGCTTTGAAGATATCTCATTGCCAGTTCTCCAAGGGTTTCACATGTGCTGtcaacatttttaattttcaagagctcttttttgttcttgaaatttttaaaatatatgaaaacctATTCCATTTAGTTGATAtagtatttaacattttttaaatttctgttttaattttttgtcaggTTAGACGTTTTCCTCCCAGGTCTGACCATTCTTGCTTGTGTGTTCATATTTAAGGGGAAGTACTTGAGCTTCTGGCTTTCCAAGGAATCTTAGTTGCTGTCTAATCTGAATCTCTTTCATTATCTTCCCAACAAAGTCACCCATAACCTGTAGCGATAGCATAACTGTGAGACACAGAAAAAAGTCCAACTTATGTGCAGAGAAATAAGCATCTGAAACTAGAGCCAGCACCAGAATTCCTGTGAAGGCCAAGAGTCAGGTAGAAACTGTATGTTAAAGAGTCAGGGCAGTGGGGGCCTAGTGGTAGCAGTGTCCAGGGAAAAAGCGGGGACCCCACCACAAGTGTTGGAAATACTGATACATCACACCAGTGCATCACCAGTGCTGGCCACTGGGGCATCAAGGGGAGGCTTGGAAGTTCATGAGATTGAAGGAGGCTGCTTGAGGAAGGCACCATGTCAGAGAGGGAGAGATGTCTCCTGGAGGCTTGAAGGTAAAATGGAAGAAGAAGGGAAGCAAGggtcttagaaaaataaaattatagaatcAAATGAGATTGCAAATCTCTCCCATCTCACAAATATGTCCACTCTGAGAAATACTGTTCTGtttaaacagaagaaaacacTCTTGATTCAGAAGCCTCTCATCTTTGCCTTTATCAAGCCAACTGTTTTTACAAGTCAAGGAAAATAATACCTTTCAAAATGAGCAGAATAGGGAAGAAAAATAGCTACAAACTACtatctataaggaaaaaaaatgagaattacAGCTGATGAAAATTCTTTCCTCAACCATAAGGCAACTGCAGAATGTTCAGTGTGaatgaaatatctttaaaaacaggACTTTgcaggaataaaaattaaaacctgaaattcaaaattcaaaatctCAGAACAAAAGTGGACCAAAAGAAAAAATCCCTCAGGAAGCTGTGAAACAAGAATTGATGTAACTCCAGCGAAGAAACTGAAGACGACAGAATTACCTGAATTTAAGATTAAATTGTAAGATACACCAGGAAAAGTAAATTCAACTGAAGATATAATCACGGTCATTGGGGAAAAGTAGGAAAGCAGACCACAGTGCAATACAGAATAGTCACAAAGGGTTAGAAAGCAGAAGGGGACACATGATGAGCATAtgtgttgtttagtggctaagtcatgtccagctgtttgtgaccccatggactgtaacccaccagtcccccttccatgggattcttcaagccagaatactggagtaggttgccatttccttctccaggggatcttcccaacccagtgatcaaacccctATCCcctatctcctgcttggcaggctgaTTTTTGACCagtgagccaccggggaaggcccTGTGTTGCAGTATGCTTACATGAAATAGCAACTAGAATGAACAGTTTACAAATAGCAACATGGGGGACTCACAGACATGATAAGCTAGACTCCATCCTACCATCAGggatcctgtgaaagtgaaagtcactcagtcgtgtccaactctttgcgacttcatggactatacagtccatggaattctccaggccggaatactggagtgggtagcctttcccttttccaggagatcttcccaacccaggggttgaacccaggtcttccacattgcaggcagattctttaccacatgagccaCAGAGGAAGTATTTGAATATCTTAATGTAACTGAACAAGTGTCTGGGTGTATcttactgaattattttaaatgtatacaaataCATGTGAGGAATCTTGTTAAAAAGGAAATCCAGTTTTCTTTCATGTTTAGTTTGCAAGAAATGCTTATAACCTGGAATGATTTGGGTCTCAAGAATATCTGTCTTGAAAATACATTTTGATTCTTTGGAGAAGTATGGAGAAGAATCAGTGTTACATTAACATGTTTTTGCAAAAGCAGTTAACAGTGAAAGTTGAGAAGTGCCTAGCCATTTGATGCACTTAACAGAATTTAACAGCCGCCTCTTTGTTCTACTAGACCTCTGATACAGGGGCAAAGGACATTACATCCTAGGAAGCTTTCAGACTAATCAAGATGATGAGAGCAGAATAATAAGTACTAGACATTCAAAGGAAGAGTACTGTGATTTTGAAAACAGTAGAAAATATAGGTCCCACCTTGTCTGGAAGACTTCCTGTTGGGGGTTACCGTGTTTTGCTGTATTGGGTACTGGTTTCAGAGTAAAAGGTGAAATTTAGTGTTCAGAGTAAAAGGTGAAATATAAACAAGCTTAGAAGATTAATGTAGATTAGTAGGTCTACCTTAGGTAGACCTGTAAATCAGTCCTTTTGTTTGAACAAGCACCTGTCTCTATAtgtcagaagtgaagtgaagtcgctcagtcgtgtccgactctgagaccccatggactgtagcctactaggctcctccctccatgggattctccaggcaagagtactggagtgggttgccatttccttctccaggggttataTGTTAGAACCAGTCATTATTATTCCTGTTTCTgaagtttctttctctctttggctttgctttgccttcagtttttcagaGAGATTTAATTTACtaaggtggttcagatggtaaagaatctgcctgcggtgcgagagacctgggttcaatccctgggtcgggaagatcccctggaggagggcatggcaacccactctagtattcttgcctggagaacccccatgggcaaaggagcctggccggctaccaccatggggtcagagttggacatcagtgaacaactaagcacaagaGCGCCATCTGGTGTTCAGTAAGCAAGAGGGTAAATCCTTTGGTAGGTTTAGCACCAGAACCGAAGAAAGCAAACTGCAGCTTGTTTCTGTATTACAGTCTACAGCATTGTAAACATTGATAATGATTCCTGAATCACTAAAGATCaagtttttaacttttcatatcaAAAGATATGAGATGATGTGTATGTAATTATATAACTAACAGTGGAATGTTACAAATAAAAAGCCAGAGCTAATCACCACATGGCATCCTTTACCATTTCAGTTCCCTAGAGAATTTAatctccctggtgtctcagatggtaaagtgtctgcctacaatgcaggagacctgggttcgttccctgggtcaggaagatcccctggggaaggaaatggcaacccactccagtactcttgcctggagaaccccatggatggaggagcctggtaggttatagtccatggagtcaagagtctggacatgactgagtgacttcactttcagagaaTTTAATCTGTAATAATAATTGTCTAATAGAGTTTTACTTCATCTGGTGGATATGCTACTAGTCAACAAATACAACAAATTTCCAAAAAGGCAACAATAACCTCAAggataaaaaatcaaaacaaagaacAACAGGAACTCACTGCCCCTCAATAAGGATTAACTGCAAAGAGCTCAGCTTCTTTTCAAGGCAGCCCAGTGAGGAGATCCTGCAGGTATCCCAGGTATAGGATCCCAGCTGGGTACTAAGTCTGAGGGAAGTTATAGCTCCTGCGTGTTTCACTGTGACATTCTTACTTAAAACTCCCATAAGCTtcggaaagaaaagaaaatctcagagCTTTTGGACCATGGGATAAAGTctgcttcccttccttccttccccacctctTCAAATGAAGGGCAGTAACATTTAAAAGTTGACCCCTAATGATCTCTTCAAATGAAGGGCAATAACATTTAAAAGTTGAcccctaatttttaaaagtgaaaaaccaACAGAATGTAAAACTGTTGTTCTTAATATAAAACAACAGATTTGCGAGTATCAGAATTTTTAGATATTGACATGAAGTCTTATTTAAATTccaaattttaaattaacttcAACTTTCTTGCCAGTTAACATATTCCCATCATCCCTTAAAACTGACCAATTCTTATTTTACAACCTAAATATTTCTGGAAGCCATCTTCTCTCCATCCCAGCCATTGCCCTTCCCCCTCTTGCCACCGCCCCgcacgccccaccccacccccgccgcccccaacacacacacaccatgaacCTTTCAAAACACTTCTCAGATGTTCTTGGCTGGTGTATATATAAGCCTTTCCAATCCCCACAGCCCCACCCCAACGTGAATCAACAGATGTGTACTAACAGGGACTATACAAACGACGTAAGTGGAGAATGCAATAGATGGGTTTTTCAGCCTCAAAGGTTTATCTGAATCTGTCCTGTCGGCAGTCTTTCTCCTTCTACCATTTCACCCTTCACATTTTACTCTGTTCATTTGAACAGCTCAGTTTTCCCAGTAGAATGTGCTGGACTGCTGCCAGACCTTAGTGTTCCTTCTCTCTGCAAGGCCCTTTCTCTCCATCCTGCTCTGGACTAACTTGACTTGCTCTAGAACACTCAACTTGGGTATAGAAtttgtctcctccatctcctgaagCCCTGGGCTGGGCTGATTGTCCTTTCCAGTTCCCACAGCACTTAACTATTTTGAAATTAATCTGCTTTTGTTTCACTCCCCGATAGGTTGTACTACTCCTTGAGGCCATGGGCGGGCTATCATGTACTTCATAGCACCAGAGCTTTGTATGGTTTTGGCACACAAAAAATGTTTCCTAAACAAAATTTGTTAAATGATCTTGTATGAGAGTATAAACGTATATATTCAACATAATACACATTTTaagtcatttataaatatttattaaatattattaacttCATGCTTCAGAAGAATCAAAACTCATAAACACTCACTGAGATAGGCCAAAATGGAAAGGACAGAACGATAGCGTCTCACACATTGCTGGCAGGAGTGTGAACTGGCAGGGCTTCCTGAAGCTAACAGAAGGCACCGGATGGCCCTGCGTTCCCAGTCTGGGGATATGGTCAACAGAAGCGAGTAAGAATGTTCttagcagcattgttcacaatggCCAGCCCCAAACAGGAGATGATGCCAATGTTCATTAATATTAGAATGATAAACTGGCATATTCACACAAGTACTACAGAGCAATGAAAAGAATGGACTTCTGTTACCCATAGCAACAAAGATACGACTTCATGAAGTTCAAAAACAAGTAAACTAACTTGAGGTGACAGATGAAAACAGTGGTTACTTGGGGGCTGTGTGTGTTGACTAGAAGAGACGCCCACGAGGACACCTTCTAGGGTAACTGAAATGCTAACTTCTAGTGATCACACAGAGAGGAACCCAGCTGCACCTATGTATGTAAAAGTCATGCTGCAACGaagttaggaaaaagaaaaaacttatgaACTAAGGCCTTGAAAATATGCCAACAGGCTGGCGTTACAGCCATGAGACAACAAAGTAAATTTCATCAAACTATCTTTGTCCCTTTGTTgtaacataaaaaagaatattttttaaaagaagaaatactttGCATAGGCAAAATGGTATTCCTAAATGGTTTCAACTTTGGCTTAAGGTTCATAATACTGTTTCCAGATGATGTTTCACTTGTACATAAACTAGGCAACTTTGTTATGTTACTTAGCATCTAAAATTTTGAGAAAACAGCTAAGCTCTGGCCTACAGAATTACAGTAGCTATTTGTTACTAGCGATATtccaaaagaaatttattttactaTACTTATCTATAAGTAGATACTATAAGTATCAATATATAGAATACATATAATATCTATATAATATTTACTATAAATATCTATTTACTATAAAATCTGCCACCTTTtagtgaaacagaaaaataaaaatctttataatataggaaatgttaaaatttggaagaaaaaaacccaaaaaccgtGAGTACCCTAAAACAACTAGTTCGTAATGTTGGTCAATATGTCTGACACTATGGATATTACCAGTTCTGGGaatgaattttaatattaataatgaaatattcaATTTAACTAAATACCTGACAGAATTCCTCACtgaatgttttaagaaaaataagtaaaaagattaacagatttaaatacttttaaaagccaGAAAGAAGTATCTAAATATTATACATGAAATACATCCAGAAGAAATTCTGGGCTCCAGTGTATGTAAGACAAGAGTATATAGCACCTCtaggcaaaatattttttaattacaatctcatatatgtttatataaagtAGAACATTTAATATTGATGAACTAGATTATAACCTGCAAATCTTATTAATCAGAAATTCCTGAGGCAATAAAGGTGGACACTGGAGGCCCATTCATTTTTCAGAGATTTGTTTCAGCTTTTGACTTGGGTGCTATCATGTTCAAGGCACCAGTCCAAGTGCTCATTAATCTGTGTCTCTGAAACCTCATCCTGACACACAGGACAGTGAACCACTCTGCTCTGACTAGATGAACTGCTGGGATTCTGAGCTGCAGCTGGAGGATGTGAACTACTCTTCAGATCATTACCACCACTCTGGGTTTGCTCTTTCTTGATAAAAAAGTTGTCAAAAAAAGTCTTGTCTACTAGCCTGGGTCGTTTACTTGGGAGTTTACCTTCAGGCCCACTTGCATCCTGGGGCGCAGTGACAGATGTCGACTCCATGGCTTTTAAGGAATTTCTTAGCGATATCTTAGAAGATGTAACCCTCCTTTGAGAACCGGAAGAGACTGACTTTGTAGTGCTGTCGCCCACTGTGAGACTCTTCGCTGGAGACCCACTCACACTTCTGAAAGCCTTGTTGCTGGCAACGGATACTTTAGAGAAGTAGTTGCTTAAGACACTTTGATGACTGGTACTGAGAACAGGGGATGCTACGGAAGTCTTTTTACTTGGACCATTCTGTTCAAATTTCACCTCAGTTTTAGAATGAGGTCTCAGGGCATTTGCTGAATTGTTTTGACTTAAAGGCTCTTGAGTTTCATTAATAGCATGTGAAGTGATACATTTCCCAGATGAAAAATTGCTGGTCTCCCCTAGGACATAACCTTTCCCAGTAAAGGGGATTAACAGCTGTTTCTCCCCTCTGTTCAGTCTGTCTGCAAAAGAAGCAAGATTTTTCCTTGATTCAAAATTTATACCATAACAAGTATTAAGCTAATGGATAGTTTTTCCAAATGAAGGAATACTGTTTTGTTCTAACTTAGAACTATACTGTAATTCTCTATTAACAGGAGGACAACCTTCAGCAGTCAGAAAGCTCTGATACTGAGAAcacataaaggacaaaaacaccctctcttcaaaacaaaacacaaaataccATCTCATACTTAGATAAGCAGTTCAATCATGCAAatatcaatagcagaataactttTATCAAGAAAACTGCCTTTAGTACTCTTAACCACGTCCCAGATGGGGAAAATCTGCTACTGCATTATCTTCCCAGCTTACAAAACAGGATATAATCTTTCCACATAAATTCTTCTATAGCTTCTCAACTTAGTAAATGTTTCAGATTTGAGAAAGCTCATGTCCATGAATCCTTATCACATCTAATCAACAACTTCCCAAGGGAAGAAACATTAGCTTTAGTAACCTGGTTACCCCTTCAAAGGGCAGTAACTCTGAACTGCAGAGGAAAGGGGTAAATCTTGAAGTGTTAGCATATACATGCCATATCCTTTTCCCATTCTTCTAATGAAAATACATACATCAACAGAAGTTGCTTGGATAGACTCCAACTGATAGGAAGGGGTGTAGCTAGGACTTACATTCCGGGCATTGTTATTTGAATTACTGTTTTTACCttgacaatctttttttttttgccttctgttTCCTAATGACCCAGTGAGTCAGGAGAGGGAAAGGGACTTTACCCTTAAATTTTAGCAGTGGAAACTATTCCCACTTTTTCTCACATGTACATAGAGCAAAATATATTTTTCGACCACTGTTTTATGGACAATgggatttttttccactttaaatcCATACTTGAAAACATCTACACAAGAAACACTCTTTaagctttatcttttttttcttcaaaaaatgttGCTAAGGGTTTTCtaacaagagaaaaattataaaatttaaaaaaaattaaaatgggctTTGGTTGAAACCAAGTttcttgttttgcctttttttcttttgaacaaaTTAATTAAAGCTTTATCCTAATGCCAGTTCTCGGAAGTGTCCTTCAGAGAACTAGCCACGGCAGTGGAAAAGTAGGAAGATTATAGGCAGACTTACCTTTATTCTCTGCTTCTGATCCTGGCTGCTTTCTCAGTTTTGTCTTTCCTTTGCCCTTTTTAGAGTAGTTCTCTGGTTCCTTGATTTTGATGTAAGTGCCTCCACAGGTTTTCTGGTGTTCAGCCCACCAGTAGTCATGGGCGGAGGGGGCCCTGTTGGTGGCACGCTTCACATAGCCATAATATGGCTTACTGTTCTGACATGGCCCATTGCAGCGCCACCAGTGTCGACGGTACTCATCCACCTCTTCGTGGAAAGTATGGTACACCTGGGCCGAGACAAAGTTCTTAGCATTGTGTAAGCAACTtaacaattttaagaaaatatatgtaataaataagCAGCCTCCCacaacttcctttttttaaactttccaacTTCTCAAGGGTTTTCTGGAGTTATGTTTTGGGAAAGATAGTAACTATAGCTTCTCTTCAAAAGTTCATTTTAATGGGAATCAGCGGATTCCCATAATTTAGTGCTACATAAACTATGTAAAGATAGAAAAATGTGAGACTAGAagacaaaaaaaccaaaaagcttCTATACATATGCTAAAAGTCTTAAAAACCCACTTTCTAAATGATGAAAAGTTAGGATAAAGATTTTATATAATGCCATAATCAGTAAGAACTGTTCCCACTGCTTAGGTTGAAATTTCCTCTATAGGTAACCTTACCAAAGGATTCGGAAGGACTCTTCCCTATCAACGCTGGGCCCACACACAAGCACCTGGTCTCAGGCTGCCTCTGCCAAATCCATTCTCCACGTTCGCCCAGCTCTGCTCATTTCCTCACAACAAGCTTTCTGGGGTACCATTTTATCTGTTTATAGGTGAAAagctctccttttcctcctgtcctctcaGTGGAATGTTATTAGTTATATAAGGTAAGGGGCAACAGCAGCATATGAGTTTTGTTTAAGCTCTTAATAAATTTCCCTTGTGGGAAACAATACTAAGCTTTCTGTAACTCTACAGATATTCACTATCTCTCTACTATAAGCAAACAAATTCTATTGTTTGGCAAGCATGCAAATTACAGTAAGTGCAAAGAGACTGGAGGACAGAGGTTTGGGAGCAAGGAGGCTTGTAAGATCCTGCCTTCTCTCTTATGTTGAGAACACCTCACTTAGTAATTCAGTGGTAAAAGACAGGGAACTGGATCTATTCTGATTCCAACTTCTATAATTCCTATAGCCTATTCCTTCTATAATTTCTATAGGCTGTAACTTTAACAATGTAGTTAACTAAAAACTGTCCTCAATGTGGATGCCCCATGGAGTCTGCTATAACAGAATGTAACCTGGGAAAGCAAGGGCTGTCTACCTGATAAAACCTCCTAAATTCTCTTTCAACTGAACAGGAAGTACACTAGAATTCTGCTTAAAGTGTAAAAGTCTTTTATACTAGCAACTGCCTAATTCCTTTGCTAATCTGGATTTTATGTGACTGTGTTAAAGCAAGCCACTTATCTGATGTTAAAGGAACTCAGTCCAGTAATGAAATGTGCTCTCTAGAAAATTAAACTGACAGCTAGAAAATAATACATGGAGGGTGAGTACTCTCCCTTTCCATCACACTGGCttgtactgctttttaaaataaggaaatttcTAAACACTAAACACACCAAGGCATTTAATCTCTGTAGGAATTAATATTTGTTTTGGTTCAGTGAAATTCAGTACTTGCTAAgtgatctaaccagtccattctaaagatcagtcctgggtattcattggaaggactgatactaaagctgaaactccaatactctggccacctcatgtgaagagttgactcactggaagactgatgctgggagggattgggggcaggaggaggggatgagagaggatgagatggctggatggcatcaccgacttgatggacatgagtttgggtgaactccaggacctggtgatggacagggaggcctggccactcccatactcttacctggaaaatcccatggatggaggagcctggtaggctacagtccctggggtcgctaagagtcggacaagactgagtgacttcactttcacttttcactttcatatattggagaaggaaatggcaacccactccagtgttcttgcctgaagaatcccagggatgggggagcctggtgggctgccgtctatggggttgcacagagtcggacacgactgaagcaacttagcagcagcagggaggcctggcgtgctatgattcacggggccgcaaagagttggacacgatagatggggaacagtggaaacagtgtcaaactttatttttgggggctccaaaatcactgcagatggtgactgcagccatgaaattaaaagacacttactccttggaagaaaagttatgaccaacctagacagcatattccaaagcagagacattacttgccgactaaggtctgtctagtcaaggctatggtttttccagtagtcatgtatggatgtgagagttggactgtgaagaaggctgagtgctgaagaattgatgcttttgaactgtggtgttggagaagactcttgagagtcccttggactgcaaggagatccaaccagttcattctgaagatcagccctgggatttctttggaaggaatgatgctaaagctaaaactccaatactttggccacctcat
This portion of the Capra hircus breed San Clemente chromosome 28, ASM170441v1, whole genome shotgun sequence genome encodes:
- the SPRTN gene encoding sprT-like domain-containing protein Spartan isoform X1 is translated as MDEDLVLALQLQEEWNLQVSEREPAQEPLSLVDASWELVDPTPDLQALFVLFNDRFFWGQLEAVEVKWSVRMTLCAGICSYEGRGGMCSIRLSEPLLKLRPRKDLVETLLHEMIHAYLFVTNNDKDREGHGPEFCKHMHRINRLTGANITVYHTFHEEVDEYRRHWWRCNGPCQNSKPYYGYVKRATNRAPSAHDYWWAEHQKTCGGTYIKIKEPENYSKKGKGKTKLRKQPGSEAENKDRLNRGEKQLLIPFTGKGYVLGETSNFSSGKCITSHAINETQEPLSQNNSANALRPHSKTEVKFEQNGPSKKTSVASPVLSTSHQSVLSNYFSKVSVASNKAFRSVSGSPAKSLTVGDSTTKSVSSGSQRRVTSSKISLRNSLKAMESTSVTAPQDASGPEGKLPSKRPRLVDKTFFDNFFIKKEQTQSGGNDLKSSSHPPAAAQNPSSSSSQSRVVHCPVCQDEVSETQINEHLDWCLEHDSTQVKS